AGCCGCGCGTGAGCAGATCGGCGTCACCACATTCTACGACCCGACCTATGTCCGCCTCGGCTATCCCGGCGGCGACGTCGCGCCGGATAGGGGCGTGTGCACGGATGTTATCGTGCGGGCCTATCGCCGCGCCTTCGAGCTCGACCTGCAGAAGCTGGTTCACGAGGACATGGCGGCCAATTTCGCCGCCTATCCCAAGACCTGGGGTCTGAAAGCGACCGACCGCAACATCGACCACCGACGGGTCGGCAATCTTGCCGCAATTTTCGGGCGCAAGGGAGTTTCCTTGCCCGCCAGCGAGTATCCTCCCGACTTTCAGCCGGGCGATATCGTCACCCAGATGCTGCCCGGCAACCTGCCGCACATCGTCATCGTCTCATCCGAACGCTCGGCTGACGTGCCGGAACGAGCGCTGGTCATCCACAATATCGGGTCGGGCGCCCGCGAGGAGGACACGCTGTTCGCCTTCAAGCAGACCGGGCATTACCGCTTCGCGCCTGCGTGGGAAACTCAGCCGAAATGAACCACCGCCTGCGCCTTGTGCGCCGCCTCGACCACTGCCAGCGCCGTCATATTGACGACGCCGCGCGACGTCACCGACGGCGTCAAGATATGCGCCGGCTTGTCGGTGCCAAGCAGGATCGGCCCGACATGCAGCGCGTCCATCATCGTGCGCAGCGCGGTCAGCGTGATGTTGGCGGAGTCGAGGTTGGGGAACACCAGGAGATTGGCTTCGCCCTTCAGCCGCGAATGCGGATAGACGCGCTGGCGCAGATGCTCCGACAGGGCTGAATCGGCATGCATCTCGCCGTCGCATTGCAGCTCGGGCGCAACGCGCGCCAGGATCGCCGCCGCCTGCCGCATCTTCAGCGCGCTGGGGGAATCGCGCGAGCCGAAATCCGAATGCGACAGCAGCGCTGCCTTCGGCTCGATGCCGAACCGCTGGATTTCCTCCGCCGCCAGAATGGTCATTTCGGCGATCTCCTCGGCCGTCGGGTCGACCGAGACATGGGTGTCGGTGAGGAAGATGATGCCGCGTTGCGAGATCAGCATCGACAGCGTCGACAGGTCGCGGTCCTTGACGCCTGCGCGTGGTCCGATGACCAGCGTCACATTGCGCAGATGCCGCTCGAAGCGGCCCTCGAGGCCGCAGATCATGGCGTCGGCATCGCCGCGCTTCAGCGCCAGCGCGGCAATCACCGTATTGTCGGTGCGCACCATGGTGCGCGCGGCCTCCGTCGTCACGCCGCGCCGGCCGGCAAGCTCGATCAACAGGTCGACATAATGGCGGTAGCGCGGATCGTCTTCCGGGTTGATCAGGCCGAAATCTACGCCCGGCTTGATACGCAGGCCGTAGCGCTTCAGCCTGACCTCGATGACATGCGGGCGGCCGATCAGGATCGGCTCGGCAATGCCTTCCTCCAGCACCACCTGGGCTGCGCGCAGCACGCGCTCGTCCTCGCCGTCGGCATAGATTACGCGCTTGGCGGTCGACGCCTTGGCCGACGAAAACACCGGCTTCATCACCAGGCCGGAGCGGAAGACGAAGCGGTTGAGCTGGTCGATATAGGCGGCGAAGTCGGTGATCGGCCGGGTCGCGACGCCGGTGTCGCAGGCAGCCTTGGCCACCGCCGGCGCGATGCGCAGGATCAGGCGGGGATCGAAGGGCGAGGGGATAAGGAAGTCGGGTCCGAAGATCGGCGTCTCGCCGGAATAGGCGCGGGCGGCGACGTCGGATGGTTCTTCGCGGGCAAGCGCGGCGATCGCCCGGACCGCGGCCATTTTCATCTCCTCGTTGATGGCGCTGGCGCCGCAATCCAGCGCACCGCGGAAGATGTAAGGAAAACAAAGCACGTTGTTGACCTGATTGGGGAAATCGGAACGGCCGGTGCAGATCATCGCGTCGGGACGAGCGGCGCGCGCGACCTCCGGCATGATCTCGGGATTGGGGTTGGCCAGCGCCAGGATCAACGGCTTAGGCGCCATATGATCAAGCAATTCCGGCTTCAGCACGCCGGCGGCCGACAGGCCGAGAAAAACGTCGGCGCCAGGGATCACATCGGCCAGCGTGCGCGCCTCGGTGTCCTTCACATAGGGGTCTTTCCAACGATCCATCTCGTCGGTGCGGCCCTTGTAGGCGACGCCGAAGCGGTCGGTGACCCAGATGTTCTCTACCTTGGCGCCAAGCGAGACCAACAGGTTGAGGCAGGCGAGCGCTGCCGCACCGGCGCCTGAGGTGACGATCTTGATGTCGGAAATGGTCTTGCCGGCGAATTCCAGCCCGTTGAGCACGGCGGCGGCGACGATGATGGCGGTGCCATGCTGGTCGTCATGGAAGACGGGAATGCCCATGCGGGCCTTCAGCTGCGCCTCGACCTCGAAGCATTCGGGCGCCTTGATGTCCTCGAGATTGATGCCGCCGAATGTCGGTTCCAGCGCCGAGATCGTCTCGACCATGCGCTCTATGCCCGGCGCGTCGATCTCGATGTCGAAGACGTCGATGCCGGCGAATTTCTTGAACAGCACCGCCTTGCCTTCCATCACCGGCTTGGAGGCGAGCGGGCCGATATTGCCGAGGCCGAGAACGGCCGAGCCGTTGGAGACGACGCCGACCAGATTGGCGCGCGCCGTGTAGTCGGCGGCGGTCGCCGGATTGTCGCGGATTTCGAGGCAGGGGGCGGCAACACCAGGCGAATAGGCCAGCGCCAGATCGCGCTGGTTGCCGAGTGGCTTGGTCGCCTGGATCTCGAGCTTTCCCGGCCTTGGATGCTTATGGAAGTAGAGGGCGGCTTCGTCGAGGTCCGAACGTGCCGTTTTCTTGTTCTCGCCTTCCATGCGGCCGCTCCCTCAAACCTGCTTTGCAGCCTTTTAGCACGCAAAAATGGTTTTTCGCGACGCCAAATGACGCAAGGGCGGCTAAAACAACCGGGGCCGGAGATATCGAACTATTTCAAACAATTGCGCTGAAATGCTGCCGATTATCCATCGAGCCCTTTAGAACGCGCTGACATAGAGGCCGCCATCGACCGGGATGTTCTGACCGGTGAGATAGCCGGCATGGACCGAGCACAGAAAGGCGCAGATCTGGCCGAACTCTTCCGGCGTGCCGAGCCGCTTGGCCGGAACGTCGGCGCTGATGCGGGTCTTGCGCGCTGCGGCCGCTGCCGGGTCTTCCATCGTGCCGGCCTCATGCGGGCCGCGCAGCCGGTCGGTGTCGAGCTTGCCCGGCAGCAGGCTGTTGATGGTGACGTTGCGGTCGATCACCGTTCGTGCCACGCCGGCGAGGAACGAAGTCAGCCCGGCTCGCGCGCCGGACGACAGATCGAGGCCGGGAATCGGGACGTAGACCGACAGCGAGGTGATGTTGACGATGCGGCCGAAGCCGCGCTTGGCCATGCCGTCGATGACGGCCTGCACCAGTTCGATCGGCGTCACCATGTTCTGCGTCACGCCTTCGAGGATCTTTGCGCGGTCGAGTTCGCGGAAATCGCGCAAGGGCGGGCCGCCATTGTTGTTGACCAGGATATCCGGGTCGGGGCAGGCGGCAAGGAGCGCGTGCTGCACGTCGGGTTTCGAGACGTCGCCGACGATCTCGGTCACCTTCACGCCGTAGCGTTCGCGCAGTTCGGCTGCGGTTTTTGCCAGCAACTCGGCATTGCGGCCGTTGACGACGAGATCGCAGCCGGCCTCGGCCAGCGCCATGGCGCAGCCGCGGCCCAGCCCTTTGCTCGATGCGCAGACGATGGCCTTCTTGCCCTTGATGCCCAGATCCATGACGATTTTCTCCTGTGAATGGCGCGGCACGCTAGCCCTTTGGCTGGCCCAATCGCAACCGTCATACGGTTGTTGCATGAATCGGGGCATAGCCTGCGCGAAAGCAACGGTGACGATCTGATGTCCGGTACAGAAACCCGCACTTTCCGCAGCATGTTCATATCCGACCTGCATCTCGGATCGAAGGCGGCCAAGGCCGAGTTCCTGATCGATTTCCTGCGGTATCACGACGCCGATATCATCTATCTCGTCGGTGATATCGTCGACGGCTGGCGGCTGCGGCGCAGCTGGCATTGGCCGCAGAGCCACAATGACGTCGTCCAGAAACTGCTGCGCAAGGCGCGCAAGGGCACCTCGATCACCTATATCGCCGGCAATCACGACGAATTCGCGCGCCAGTTCCAAGGCGTGCATTTCGGCGGCATCGTCGTTGCCGACCGCGCCATCCACGAAACCGCCGATGGCAAGCGCCTGCTGGTCATCCATGGCGACCAGTTCGACACCGTCGTCCACAATGCACGCTGGCTGGCCTATCTCGGCGACTACGCCTATGACGCCGCGATGGTGGTCAACCGCGTGGTGACGAGGCTCCGCCATTTGCTGGGTCTCCCTTACTGGTCGTTCTCGTCCTGGGCCAAGGTCAAGGTCAAGAAGGCGGTGAACTTCATCGGTTCGTTCCAGACGGTGCTGACCGAGGAGGCCCGCCGCTCGCATGTCGACGGCGTCATCTGCGGCCACATCCATCACGCCGCGATCGAGACTTATGAGAATGTGCAGTACATCAACACCGGCGACTGGGTGGAGAGCTGCACGGCGGTGGTCGAACATTTCGATGGCAAGATGGAGATCATCCACTGGGCGCTGGTGCTGCCCGAAGCACCGGACGAGCCGTTCATCCCCTTGCTGATCGAAGACAGGGTCGTCGAAGCGGCATAACCCTCCTGTTAATCGACTGGTCCAGGCAGTTTCGGACCGCTTTCGCGCATGTTAAGGGATCGATCTGCGTTGCAGCCCTTTGTGCAGCGTAATTGGATCGATTCATGTCGCTGCCGCCGCTCTCGCCCGAACAACTCGTCAAGCCGCGCCATTTCGAACTGCGCATGAGTCTGATCTTCGCGACATTATTCGTGTCGCTGGGAACGCATGTGCCTTATTTCCCGCTGTGGCTGCATGCCCAGGGTTTCCACGCCGAGCAGATCGCCATCATCCTGGCGGCGCCGATGTTCCTGCGCGTGGTGACAACACCCCTGCTGACCGCGCTGGCCGACCGGGCGAAGGACAGGGCGGATGTCTATATCGCGCTGGTGGCCGCGACGATGGTGCTTTCCGCCGGCTATTTCCTCAACCCGACCTACGCCATGGTGCTTGCCGTATCGCTGGCGCTGACGGTGGTGTGGACGCCGCATTCGCCGATCGCCGATTCGCTCGCGCTGTCGGGTGTGCGCCGCTTTGGCTCGAACTACACCGCGATGCGCAAATGGGGCTCGATATCCTATCTCTGCGCCAATGTCGCAGGCGGCTTTATCCTCGCCTGGACGAGCCCGCAGGCCGTGCCGGTAATCATCTTTGCGGCATTGTCTGCCGCGCTCGTCGCCGGATTGCTGGCGCCGCGGCTTGGCCGCCCGCGCCGGGCTTCGCCGCTATCTGCCGCCGACATCCAGCATCAGGCGCCGAGCCTTCTCAATCCGTATTTCCTGTATTTCACCCTCGGCGTCGGCATCATCACCGCCAGCCATGCCTTCCTCTACGGCTTTGTCTCAATCTACTGGAAATCGGTCGGCATCAGCGATTCCGTCGTTGGCCTGCTGTGGGCCTGGGGCGTGGTGGCCGAGGTCTGCATGTTCGTGTTTTTCAACCGTATTTTTGCCTCCGTCTCAGTCGTCAAGGTGATGCTGATCGCCGGCGTCGGCTCCATCGTGCGCTGGATCGCCTTTCCGTTGATCTGGCCACTCGGGCTTGGCGTTGCCGGTTTCTTCGGCGTCCAGACCCTGCATTCGGTGTCGGTGGCGATGGTGTTGATCGGCCTGCAGAAGATGATCGGCGAAACGGTTTCGGAAGAACGCACGGGTGCGGCGCAAGGCATTGCCTATTTCTTCAACGGCTTCTTCATGGCGGCGGTGACGCTGGCGTCCGGCCCGCTTTATGAGCGCTACGGCGTCGACGGCTTCCTGGCGATGATCCCGATCGCCATCATCGGCCTGGCGCTGATCGGGCTCGCCGCGCGTTCAGCCCCACAGCATCCTGTCAGGCGGTAACACCAGCGACCCCTGGTACACGAGGCCGGGCTGGCGGTCGCGGGCAAGCAGCAGCGGACCGTCGAGGTCGACGAAGTCGGCGCCTTGCGCCAAAAGCACTGCCGGCGCCATCGCCAGCGACGTGCCGACCATGCAGCCGACCATCACGCCGAATCCCAGCTCCCGGGCGCGGTCGCGAAGGGTAAGGGCGGCGGTCAGGCCGCCGGATTTGTCGAGCTTGATGTTGATGGCGTCATAGAGGCCGACAAGCGCTTCGAGGTCCTTCGCCTCGTGGAGGCTTTCGTCTGCGCAGATCGGCACCGGATGCGCGATGTGGCGCAGGATGGCATCATGGCCGGCGGGAAGCGGCTGTTCGATCAGGGCTATCCCATGTTCGGCGGCGAAAGCGAGATTCTCGATGATGTTGGCATCGGTCCAGCCTTCATTGGCGTCGAGGATGATGCGGCTGTCGGGCGCCGCTTCGGTCACGGCGCGGATGCGGGCCATGTCGTTGTCGCCGCCAATC
This region of Mesorhizobium sp. C432A genomic DNA includes:
- a CDS encoding DUF1287 domain-containing protein; translation: MIAITGRTALQFGLLCLAAPAALAQENPAAPDWRSKLVEAAREQIGVTTFYDPTYVRLGYPGGDVAPDRGVCTDVIVRAYRRAFELDLQKLVHEDMAANFAAYPKTWGLKATDRNIDHRRVGNLAAIFGRKGVSLPASEYPPDFQPGDIVTQMLPGNLPHIVIVSSERSADVPERALVIHNIGSGAREEDTLFAFKQTGHYRFAPAWETQPK
- a CDS encoding NADP-dependent malic enzyme, coding for MEGENKKTARSDLDEAALYFHKHPRPGKLEIQATKPLGNQRDLALAYSPGVAAPCLEIRDNPATAADYTARANLVGVVSNGSAVLGLGNIGPLASKPVMEGKAVLFKKFAGIDVFDIEIDAPGIERMVETISALEPTFGGINLEDIKAPECFEVEAQLKARMGIPVFHDDQHGTAIIVAAAVLNGLEFAGKTISDIKIVTSGAGAAALACLNLLVSLGAKVENIWVTDRFGVAYKGRTDEMDRWKDPYVKDTEARTLADVIPGADVFLGLSAAGVLKPELLDHMAPKPLILALANPNPEIMPEVARAARPDAMICTGRSDFPNQVNNVLCFPYIFRGALDCGASAINEEMKMAAVRAIAALAREEPSDVAARAYSGETPIFGPDFLIPSPFDPRLILRIAPAVAKAACDTGVATRPITDFAAYIDQLNRFVFRSGLVMKPVFSSAKASTAKRVIYADGEDERVLRAAQVVLEEGIAEPILIGRPHVIEVRLKRYGLRIKPGVDFGLINPEDDPRYRHYVDLLIELAGRRGVTTEAARTMVRTDNTVIAALALKRGDADAMICGLEGRFERHLRNVTLVIGPRAGVKDRDLSTLSMLISQRGIIFLTDTHVSVDPTAEEIAEMTILAAEEIQRFGIEPKAALLSHSDFGSRDSPSALKMRQAAAILARVAPELQCDGEMHADSALSEHLRQRVYPHSRLKGEANLLVFPNLDSANITLTALRTMMDALHVGPILLGTDKPAHILTPSVTSRGVVNMTALAVVEAAHKAQAVVHFG
- a CDS encoding SDR family oxidoreductase, whose amino-acid sequence is MDLGIKGKKAIVCASSKGLGRGCAMALAEAGCDLVVNGRNAELLAKTAAELRERYGVKVTEIVGDVSKPDVQHALLAACPDPDILVNNNGGPPLRDFRELDRAKILEGVTQNMVTPIELVQAVIDGMAKRGFGRIVNITSLSVYVPIPGLDLSSGARAGLTSFLAGVARTVIDRNVTINSLLPGKLDTDRLRGPHEAGTMEDPAAAAARKTRISADVPAKRLGTPEEFGQICAFLCSVHAGYLTGQNIPVDGGLYVSAF
- a CDS encoding UDP-2,3-diacylglucosamine diphosphatase yields the protein MSGTETRTFRSMFISDLHLGSKAAKAEFLIDFLRYHDADIIYLVGDIVDGWRLRRSWHWPQSHNDVVQKLLRKARKGTSITYIAGNHDEFARQFQGVHFGGIVVADRAIHETADGKRLLVIHGDQFDTVVHNARWLAYLGDYAYDAAMVVNRVVTRLRHLLGLPYWSFSSWAKVKVKKAVNFIGSFQTVLTEEARRSHVDGVICGHIHHAAIETYENVQYINTGDWVESCTAVVEHFDGKMEIIHWALVLPEAPDEPFIPLLIEDRVVEAA
- a CDS encoding MFS transporter codes for the protein MSLPPLSPEQLVKPRHFELRMSLIFATLFVSLGTHVPYFPLWLHAQGFHAEQIAIILAAPMFLRVVTTPLLTALADRAKDRADVYIALVAATMVLSAGYFLNPTYAMVLAVSLALTVVWTPHSPIADSLALSGVRRFGSNYTAMRKWGSISYLCANVAGGFILAWTSPQAVPVIIFAALSAALVAGLLAPRLGRPRRASPLSAADIQHQAPSLLNPYFLYFTLGVGIITASHAFLYGFVSIYWKSVGISDSVVGLLWAWGVVAEVCMFVFFNRIFASVSVVKVMLIAGVGSIVRWIAFPLIWPLGLGVAGFFGVQTLHSVSVAMVLIGLQKMIGETVSEERTGAAQGIAYFFNGFFMAAVTLASGPLYERYGVDGFLAMIPIAIIGLALIGLAARSAPQHPVRR
- the dgcA gene encoding N-acetyl-D-Glu racemase DgcA, yielding MARVISVEAERFPIAGTFTISRGSKTEAEVITCTISDGDNRGWGECVPYKRYGETMEGVRDATEAMRRQIEGGISRKDLLDAVPAGAARNAIDCALWDLEAKISGVAVADAIHAVPLSALETAYTLSLGEPEAMAAQARANAGRPLLKVKIGGDNDMARIRAVTEAAPDSRIILDANEGWTDANIIENLAFAAEHGIALIEQPLPAGHDAILRHIAHPVPICADESLHEAKDLEALVGLYDAINIKLDKSGGLTAALTLRDRARELGFGVMVGCMVGTSLAMAPAVLLAQGADFVDLDGPLLLARDRQPGLVYQGSLVLPPDRMLWG